The following are encoded together in the Streptomyces sp. NBC_00341 genome:
- a CDS encoding acetolactate synthase large subunit — MPMTEQATGAHHPQPRARTGGSPSAAVEHLTGAQSLIRSLEEVGADTVFGLPGGCILPAYDPLMDSTRVRHVLVRHEQGAGHAATGYAQATGKVGVCIVTSGPGATNLVTPIADAAMDSVPMVAITGQVASAAIGTDAFQEADICGITMPITKHNFLVTRSEDIAHTIAEAFHIASTGRPGPVLVDIAKDALQSKTTFSWPPQMDLPGYRPVTKPHAKQIREAAKLITQAKRPVLYVGGGVMKAGATAELKVLAELTGAPVTTTLMALGSFPDSHPQHVGMPGMHGSVTAVTALQKADLIVALGARFDDRVTGKLDSFAPYAKIVHADIDPAEIGKNRAADVPIVGDAREVIADLVQAVQAEHTEGNTGDYAAWWKDLNRWRDTYPVGYDLPDDGSLSPQQVIERIGELAPEGTIFAAGVGQHQMWASHFIKYEQPATWLNSGGAGTMGYAVPAAMGAKAGMPDRTVWAIDGDGCFQMTNQELTTCALNNIPIKVAIINNGALGMVRQWQTLFYNQRYSNTVLHSGADTDGNAAKGTRVPDFVKLSEAMGCYAIRCEDPADLDKVIAEANSINDRPVVVDFIVHEDAMVWPMVAAGTSNDEVMAARGVRPDFGDNEDD; from the coding sequence ATGCCGATGACCGAGCAGGCCACCGGGGCCCACCATCCCCAGCCGCGAGCCCGTACCGGCGGATCGCCCTCCGCCGCCGTTGAGCACCTCACGGGCGCGCAGTCCCTGATTCGTTCTCTTGAGGAAGTCGGGGCCGACACGGTATTCGGCCTCCCCGGCGGCTGCATTCTCCCGGCGTACGACCCGCTGATGGACTCCACCCGGGTCCGCCACGTCCTGGTCCGCCACGAGCAGGGCGCGGGCCACGCGGCCACCGGCTACGCACAGGCCACCGGCAAGGTCGGTGTCTGCATCGTCACCTCCGGGCCCGGTGCCACCAACCTCGTCACCCCGATCGCCGACGCGGCCATGGACTCCGTGCCCATGGTCGCGATCACCGGCCAGGTGGCCTCCGCCGCCATCGGTACGGACGCCTTCCAGGAAGCCGACATCTGCGGCATCACCATGCCGATCACGAAACACAACTTCCTGGTCACCCGCTCCGAGGACATCGCGCACACGATCGCCGAGGCCTTCCACATCGCGTCCACCGGCCGCCCCGGACCGGTCCTCGTCGACATCGCCAAGGACGCGCTGCAGTCGAAGACCACGTTCTCCTGGCCGCCGCAGATGGACCTGCCGGGCTACCGCCCGGTGACCAAGCCGCACGCCAAGCAGATCCGTGAGGCCGCCAAGCTCATCACTCAGGCCAAGCGCCCGGTGCTGTACGTGGGCGGCGGCGTCATGAAGGCCGGAGCCACCGCCGAACTGAAGGTCCTGGCAGAGCTCACCGGCGCGCCCGTCACCACCACCCTGATGGCGCTCGGCTCCTTCCCCGACAGCCACCCGCAGCACGTGGGAATGCCCGGCATGCACGGTTCGGTCACCGCCGTCACCGCGCTGCAGAAGGCCGACCTGATCGTCGCCCTGGGAGCCCGCTTCGACGACCGCGTCACCGGCAAGCTGGACAGCTTCGCCCCGTACGCCAAGATCGTGCACGCCGACATCGACCCCGCCGAGATCGGCAAGAACCGCGCCGCCGACGTGCCGATCGTCGGGGACGCCCGCGAGGTCATCGCCGATCTCGTCCAGGCGGTCCAGGCCGAGCACACCGAGGGCAACACCGGCGACTACGCCGCCTGGTGGAAGGACCTCAACCGGTGGCGTGACACCTACCCGGTCGGCTACGACCTGCCGGACGACGGCAGCCTCTCGCCGCAGCAGGTCATCGAGCGGATCGGCGAACTCGCCCCGGAGGGAACGATCTTCGCGGCGGGCGTCGGCCAGCACCAGATGTGGGCCTCGCACTTCATCAAGTACGAGCAGCCCGCCACCTGGCTGAACTCGGGCGGTGCCGGAACGATGGGGTACGCGGTGCCGGCGGCGATGGGGGCGAAGGCCGGGATGCCGGACCGTACGGTGTGGGCGATCGACGGTGACGGCTGCTTCCAGATGACCAATCAGGAGCTCACCACCTGCGCGCTCAACAACATCCCGATCAAGGTCGCGATCATCAACAACGGCGCGCTCGGGATGGTCCGCCAGTGGCAGACCCTCTTCTACAACCAGCGGTACTCCAACACCGTGCTGCACTCCGGCGCCGACACCGACGGCAACGCGGCGAAGGGCACCCGGGTGCCCGACTTCGTCAAGCTGTCCGAGGCCATGGGCTGCTACGCGATCCGCTGCGAGGACCCGGCCGACCTGGACAAGGTCATCGCCGAGGCCAACTCGATCAACGACCGCCCCGTCGTGGTGGACTTCATCGTCCACGAGGACGCGATGGTGTGGCCGATGGTCGCCGCCGGCACCTCCAACGACGAGGTCATGGCCGCCCGCGGCGTCCGCCCCGACTTCGGCGACAACGAAGACGACTGA
- the ilvN gene encoding acetolactate synthase small subunit — MSTKHTLSVLVENKPGVLARITALFSRRGFNIDSLAVGTTEHPDISRITIVVNVEGLPLEQVTKQLNKLVNVLKIVELEPAAAIQRELVLVKVRADSETRSQIVEIVQLFRAKTVDVSPEAVTIEATGGADKLEAMLKMLEQYGIKELVQSGTIAIGRGARSITDRSLRALDRTA, encoded by the coding sequence ATGTCCACCAAGCACACGCTCTCCGTCCTGGTCGAGAACAAGCCCGGTGTCCTCGCCCGGATCACCGCCCTGTTCTCCCGCCGCGGCTTCAACATCGACTCGCTCGCGGTCGGTACCACCGAACATCCCGACATCTCCCGCATCACCATTGTGGTCAATGTCGAGGGCCTGCCCCTGGAGCAGGTGACCAAGCAGCTCAACAAGCTGGTCAACGTCCTGAAGATCGTCGAACTCGAGCCCGCCGCTGCGATCCAGCGCGAGCTCGTCCTGGTGAAGGTCCGCGCCGACAGCGAGACCCGTTCCCAGATCGTCGAGATCGTCCAGCTGTTCCGCGCCAAGACCGTGGACGTCTCCCCGGAGGCCGTCACGATCGAGGCGACCGGCGGAGCCGACAAGCTGGAGGCGATGCTCAAGATGCTGGAGCAGTACGGCATCAAGGAACTCGTCCAGTCCGGCACCATCGCCATAGGCCGCGGCGCGCGCTCGATCACCGACCGGTCGCTGCGCGCCCTCGACCGCACGGCGTAG
- the ilvC gene encoding ketol-acid reductoisomerase, with translation MAELFYDDDADLSIIQGRKVAVLGYGSQGHAHALSLRDSGVDVRVGLHEGSKSKAKAEEQGLRVVTPAEASAEADVIMILVPDPIQAQVYEESVKDNLKDGDALFFGHGLNIRFDFIKPPANVDVCMVAPKGPGHLVRRQYEEGRGVPCIVAVEQDATGKGLELALSYAKGIGGTRAGVIKTTFTEETETDLFGEQAVLCGGTAALVKAGFETLTEAGYQPEIAYFECLHELKLIVDLMYEGGLDKMRWSISETAEWGDYVTGPRIITADTKAEMKKVLAEIQDGTFAKAWMAEYHNGLPKYNEYKKADSDHLLETTGRELRKLMSWVNDDDA, from the coding sequence GTGGCCGAGCTGTTCTACGACGACGATGCCGACCTGTCCATCATCCAGGGCCGCAAGGTCGCGGTCCTCGGTTACGGCAGCCAGGGCCACGCCCACGCGCTGTCGCTGCGCGACTCGGGTGTCGACGTCCGTGTCGGTCTGCACGAGGGCTCCAAGTCCAAGGCCAAGGCCGAGGAGCAGGGCCTGCGCGTGGTGACCCCCGCCGAGGCGTCCGCCGAGGCCGACGTCATCATGATCCTGGTTCCGGACCCGATCCAGGCCCAGGTCTACGAGGAGTCCGTCAAGGACAACCTCAAGGACGGCGACGCGCTGTTCTTCGGCCACGGCCTGAACATCCGCTTCGACTTCATCAAGCCGCCGGCCAACGTCGACGTCTGCATGGTCGCCCCGAAGGGTCCGGGTCACCTGGTCCGCCGCCAGTACGAGGAGGGCCGCGGCGTTCCGTGCATCGTGGCCGTCGAGCAGGACGCCACGGGCAAGGGCCTGGAGCTGGCGCTCTCGTACGCCAAGGGCATCGGCGGCACCCGCGCCGGCGTCATCAAGACCACGTTCACCGAGGAGACCGAGACCGACCTCTTCGGCGAGCAGGCTGTTCTCTGTGGTGGCACCGCCGCCCTGGTGAAGGCCGGTTTCGAGACGCTGACCGAGGCCGGCTACCAGCCGGAGATCGCGTACTTCGAGTGCCTGCACGAGCTGAAGCTCATCGTGGACCTCATGTACGAGGGCGGCCTGGACAAGATGCGCTGGTCGATCTCGGAGACCGCCGAGTGGGGCGACTACGTCACCGGACCGCGCATCATCACGGCCGACACCAAGGCCGAGATGAAGAAGGTCCTCGCCGAGATCCAGGACGGCACCTTCGCCAAGGCCTGGATGGCGGAGTACCACAACGGTCTGCCCAAGTACAACGAGTACAAGAAGGCCGACAGCGATCACCTGCTGGAGACCACGGGCCGTGAGCTCCGCAAGCTCATGAGCTGGGTCAACGACGACGACGCGTAA